One Lysinibacillus fusiformis genomic window carries:
- the mraY gene encoding phospho-N-acetylmuramoyl-pentapeptide-transferase — MKLATTLTILAIAFIVTVILAPIFIPLLRRLKFGQSIREEGPKSHMKKAGTPTMGGLIFLTAIILATVAIGNFLDLFTTQTVVLLLVLAGFGLIGFLDDGLKVIFKRNLGLTSIQKLIGQIVIAILAYFLLHVGSFDTTLAIPFTDWTIDLGFFYVAFLIFWLVGFSNAVNLTDGLDGLVAGTASIAFAAFGVIALFQNQADIALFAFAVTGALLGFLLFNANPAKVFMGDTGSLALGGALAMVSVLVKEEFLLVLVGLVFVIETLSVILQVGSFKIRKKRIFKMSPIHHHFELSGWSEWKVVLVFWSTALAVALIAVLSEAFL; from the coding sequence ATGAAACTCGCAACAACGCTTACCATTTTAGCTATTGCTTTTATAGTAACAGTTATCCTGGCACCAATTTTTATTCCGCTTCTTCGTCGACTGAAGTTTGGGCAAAGTATTCGTGAAGAAGGGCCAAAATCCCATATGAAAAAAGCGGGTACGCCGACAATGGGTGGCCTTATCTTTTTAACTGCCATTATCCTCGCAACTGTGGCAATTGGTAACTTTTTAGATTTATTCACGACACAAACCGTAGTCCTATTACTCGTTTTAGCAGGATTTGGATTGATAGGCTTTCTTGACGATGGTTTAAAGGTGATTTTCAAACGTAATTTAGGATTAACGTCGATTCAAAAGCTAATAGGTCAAATTGTTATTGCCATTCTTGCTTATTTCTTATTGCATGTTGGTTCATTTGACACAACACTGGCTATTCCATTTACGGATTGGACGATTGATCTTGGTTTCTTCTATGTAGCCTTTTTAATTTTCTGGTTAGTTGGCTTCTCAAATGCAGTCAACTTAACGGATGGTTTAGACGGCCTTGTGGCAGGAACAGCATCTATTGCATTTGCTGCATTTGGTGTTATCGCGTTATTCCAGAATCAAGCAGACATCGCCTTATTCGCATTTGCAGTGACTGGTGCTCTACTTGGATTTTTACTGTTCAACGCAAATCCAGCGAAGGTGTTTATGGGGGACACAGGTTCACTTGCCCTTGGCGGAGCGCTTGCAATGGTATCTGTTTTAGTAAAAGAAGAGTTTTTACTTGTATTAGTTGGATTAGTATTTGTGATAGAGACATTATCTGTTATTTTACAGGTGGGGAGCTTTAAAATTCGCAAGAAACGTATTTTCAAAATGAGTCCTATCCACCATCATTTTGAATTATCTGGTTGGTCAGAATGGAAGGTAGTACTTGTCTTTTGGTCAACTGCTTTAGCAGTAGCATTGATTGCAGTCTTATCGGAGGCGTTCTTATGA
- the murD gene encoding UDP-N-acetylmuramoyl-L-alanine--D-glutamate ligase, giving the protein MRNYTDLQHKKILVLGLAKSGVAAAEILHELGAFVTVNDSKPFDESLDAQGLLQKGITVICGRHPEDLLDEGFELVVKNPGIPYSNKIVADALSRDIPVWTEIELAYLISDAPFIGITGSNGKTTTTTLIFEMLDNGAKKPLIAGNIGTVACGVAREAEKDNVIVTELSSFQLMGIKTYKPKIAILTNLYDAHLDYHGTFDNYAEAKFGVTRNQDESDYFIYNADQPIVVGYATKSKAKKVPFTSSGRAAEGISADDTIIYWQGEPYMERANIALPGKHNLENILAAVAACILVGCEKVKMEEVLAKFGGVRHRTQFVREWNGRKIYNDSKATNCLATKSALDAFQAPVILLAGGLDRGHSFEELRPCMNHVKGVVAFGETGLRFVEFAKSCGVQQTIIAQNVEDAVHYAAPMSAEGDVILLSPACASWDQYDSFEIRGDVFIDAVMKL; this is encoded by the coding sequence ATGAGAAATTATACAGATTTACAACATAAAAAAATTCTTGTTTTAGGTCTAGCCAAGAGTGGAGTAGCAGCAGCTGAAATATTACATGAGCTAGGAGCCTTTGTGACGGTCAATGATTCAAAGCCGTTTGATGAAAGCCTGGACGCGCAGGGCTTATTACAAAAAGGGATTACAGTTATTTGTGGACGCCATCCAGAAGATTTGCTAGATGAAGGTTTTGAGTTGGTCGTAAAAAATCCTGGAATCCCTTATAGCAATAAAATTGTTGCAGATGCTTTAAGCCGCGATATCCCAGTATGGACAGAAATAGAACTGGCGTATTTAATTAGCGATGCACCATTTATTGGTATTACAGGCTCTAATGGTAAGACTACGACAACTACACTGATTTTTGAAATGCTGGATAATGGGGCAAAAAAGCCGTTAATTGCAGGGAATATTGGCACAGTTGCATGTGGTGTAGCAAGAGAAGCAGAAAAAGATAATGTGATTGTCACTGAACTTTCTTCTTTCCAACTAATGGGGATAAAAACATACAAGCCGAAAATCGCTATTTTAACAAATCTTTATGATGCACACCTTGATTATCATGGCACTTTTGATAACTATGCAGAGGCAAAGTTTGGGGTAACGCGTAATCAGGATGAAAGTGATTATTTCATCTATAATGCCGATCAACCAATTGTAGTTGGTTATGCGACAAAATCAAAAGCAAAAAAAGTGCCATTTACCTCAAGTGGACGTGCAGCTGAAGGTATTAGTGCAGATGATACAATCATCTACTGGCAAGGCGAGCCCTACATGGAACGAGCGAATATTGCTCTTCCTGGTAAGCATAACTTAGAAAATATTTTAGCAGCAGTCGCAGCTTGTATATTAGTCGGTTGTGAAAAAGTGAAAATGGAAGAAGTTTTAGCAAAGTTTGGGGGCGTTCGTCACCGTACCCAATTTGTCCGTGAATGGAATGGTCGGAAGATTTACAATGACTCCAAGGCGACAAATTGCTTAGCAACGAAAAGTGCCTTGGATGCATTCCAGGCACCTGTCATTTTACTTGCAGGTGGCTTAGACCGTGGACATTCATTTGAAGAGTTACGCCCTTGCATGAATCATGTAAAAGGTGTTGTAGCATTTGGTGAAACAGGCTTACGCTTTGTAGAATTTGCGAAATCATGTGGTGTGCAGCAAACTATTATTGCTCAAAACGTGGAGGATGCTGTGCATTATGCTGCACCTATGTCTGCGGAGGGTGATGTTATTCTACTATCGCCAGCATGTGCAAGTTGGGATCAATATGACAGCTTTGAAATTCGAGGAGACGTTTTTATTGATGCTGTAATGAAGCTGTAA
- the ftsW gene encoding putative lipid II flippase FtsW gives MALLRGKESYLLLVTTLMLSIIGIIFVYSAGTYWSAIHYSGKMPFYMKQSMYFVVAIVVFLITIRLNILKEQSFWKLAYIFSLVLLVLVLIPGIGLVRNGSQSWIGVGPLTIQPAELTKITVIVYMSHILAQHKTGTPIVNWRHGFILLLPVVLIMLQPDFGSVFILVVSVFLLFFVAGYPLKLYGMFMVAGIAGLAILIVTAPYRLKRIEAFIDPWVDPLGSGFQAVQSLMAIGPAGIFGHGFGQSRQKFLYLPEPQNDFIYAIILEEVGLLGGLVILALFVLAIYAGYKFAVQAKSRTSYYAIIGLVTMLTVQAFLNIAVVIGLVPVTGVTLPFISYGGTSLVTMWLIIGIIYQLAK, from the coding sequence ATGGCATTACTGAGAGGGAAAGAAAGCTATTTATTGCTCGTCACAACTTTGATGTTATCAATAATCGGCATTATTTTCGTCTATTCTGCAGGTACCTATTGGAGTGCCATTCATTATAGTGGAAAAATGCCCTTTTATATGAAGCAAAGTATGTACTTTGTTGTAGCCATTGTAGTGTTTCTAATTACCATTCGATTAAATATTCTGAAGGAGCAATCCTTCTGGAAATTGGCTTATATCTTTTCATTGGTTTTACTAGTCCTTGTACTCATACCTGGTATTGGACTTGTTAGAAATGGTTCTCAAAGTTGGATTGGGGTAGGTCCGTTAACGATACAACCAGCAGAGCTGACGAAAATAACAGTCATCGTATACATGAGTCATATATTAGCACAACATAAAACAGGGACACCGATTGTCAATTGGCGGCATGGATTCATCTTGCTATTACCCGTTGTACTAATAATGTTGCAACCGGATTTTGGTTCCGTATTTATTCTTGTTGTATCAGTGTTCTTATTGTTTTTTGTAGCAGGGTATCCGCTAAAGCTATATGGGATGTTTATGGTAGCAGGGATTGCGGGATTAGCTATATTAATTGTAACCGCGCCGTATCGGCTAAAGCGCATTGAAGCATTTATTGACCCTTGGGTAGATCCATTAGGGAGTGGCTTTCAGGCGGTGCAATCGTTAATGGCGATTGGACCAGCGGGTATTTTTGGACATGGTTTTGGTCAAAGTAGACAAAAATTTTTATATTTACCTGAACCGCAAAATGACTTTATTTATGCGATTATTCTTGAAGAAGTTGGATTACTTGGCGGGCTCGTTATTTTAGCCTTATTTGTGTTGGCGATATACGCGGGCTATAAATTCGCTGTACAGGCTAAGAGCAGAACTTCTTATTACGCTATTATTGGACTTGTGACGATGTTAACTGTGCAAGCATTTTTAAACATAGCTGTAGTCATTGGTTTGGTACCTGTAACAGGTGTCACATTACCCTTTATTAGCTACGGCGGGACATCTTTAGTAACAATGTGGTTAATAATAGGTATTATTTATCAATTAGCGAAATAA
- a CDS encoding cell division protein FtsQ/DivIB, protein MEKVIDIEDRIPTLKKRRKKRTNRKFIVLILLFFLVLAVLLYFQSPYSDIRKITVNGAQLADEQYYLKASNLAPGKSMWSFKVDDVEEALQKDKWVQDALVKRNWLRGVTIDIKEWKKVAYLAGDGTYYPLLENGKRFEQAEDNIPIDAPVFIGITGEKTINKLVEQLARLKPEVLALISQVNTNGNETNPNAVKLYMNDGYEVRAIIQTLAEKLNYYPSIVAQIANLEKGVIDLEVGSYYRPFNDEYNQVSIDMVENPDGETTDQEVTEDEQQETE, encoded by the coding sequence TTGGAGAAAGTAATTGATATAGAAGATCGCATACCTACGCTTAAAAAGCGACGAAAAAAGCGTACGAATCGCAAATTTATAGTGCTAATATTACTTTTCTTTTTGGTACTAGCAGTACTCCTTTATTTTCAATCTCCTTACAGTGATATCCGGAAAATAACGGTTAATGGTGCACAACTAGCAGATGAACAATATTATTTAAAGGCTAGTAATCTTGCACCTGGAAAGTCGATGTGGAGCTTTAAGGTGGACGATGTAGAAGAGGCTTTACAGAAGGATAAATGGGTACAAGATGCACTAGTTAAGCGTAATTGGTTAAGAGGCGTAACGATTGATATAAAGGAATGGAAAAAAGTTGCGTACTTAGCTGGTGATGGTACCTATTATCCATTACTTGAGAATGGGAAGCGTTTTGAGCAGGCTGAAGACAACATTCCAATTGATGCACCTGTCTTTATAGGCATAACTGGAGAAAAAACAATCAATAAGCTTGTAGAACAGTTAGCACGCTTAAAACCAGAAGTACTAGCCTTAATTTCTCAAGTAAATACGAATGGTAATGAGACCAATCCAAATGCGGTCAAGCTTTATATGAATGATGGCTATGAGGTGCGAGCAATTATTCAGACATTAGCAGAAAAGCTGAATTATTACCCTTCAATTGTAGCGCAAATTGCAAATTTAGAAAAAGGTGTTATCGATTTAGAGGTAGGCTCGTATTATCGTCCTTTTAATGATGAGTACAACCAAGTTAGTATTGACATGGTAGAAAATCCAGATGGAGAAACGACCGACCAGGAAGTGACAGAAGATGAACAACAAGAAACCGAATAG
- a CDS encoding DUF881 domain-containing protein, protein MNNKKPNSKGNFFSRKQFELLIVCVTTGFIIGYSYNQAKDNRESGAIDSQLFEQEDSYREELIEQQERNKELTEEASALQEKIRKYEKQFASSEKDYQQLVEQAEDLRLLLGDLNAEGKGLRITLQDGDYDPKSVNPNDYIVHESHIFKLLNELKISGAQAIAINGQRIMANSYIRCNGPVITIDGKQHPAPFVIEAVGDSATLSASLNLSGGVVDQLVNDNIVVSLEGNQKLTMPNVKIES, encoded by the coding sequence ATGAACAACAAGAAACCGAATAGCAAAGGGAATTTCTTTTCAAGAAAACAATTTGAGCTGCTCATCGTTTGCGTGACAACAGGCTTTATCATCGGCTATTCCTACAACCAGGCGAAGGATAATCGAGAATCAGGTGCGATTGATTCACAGCTTTTTGAGCAAGAAGATTCATATCGTGAGGAGTTAATTGAACAGCAAGAACGCAATAAAGAACTGACAGAAGAGGCTAGTGCTTTACAAGAGAAGATTCGCAAATATGAAAAACAATTTGCATCTAGTGAAAAAGATTATCAGCAACTTGTTGAACAAGCAGAAGATTTACGTTTATTGTTAGGAGATTTAAATGCAGAAGGAAAAGGATTACGCATAACACTTCAAGATGGTGATTATGATCCTAAATCTGTAAATCCTAATGATTATATTGTGCATGAAAGTCATATTTTTAAGCTACTAAATGAACTAAAAATTTCTGGTGCACAAGCAATTGCTATTAACGGACAACGGATTATGGCAAATTCTTATATACGCTGTAATGGACCTGTTATTACGATTGATGGCAAACAACACCCGGCGCCTTTTGTGATTGAAGCTGTAGGAGATTCGGCAACACTCAGTGCTTCCTTAAACTTAAGTGGAGGCGTTGTAGACCAGTTAGTAAATGACAATATTGTAGTGTCTTTGGAAGGAAATCAAAAACTAACAATGCCAAATGTAAAAATAGAAAGTTAA
- a CDS encoding DUF881 domain-containing protein, protein MKKNMYTRITIVLFIIGLMIAVQYNTIQKPAERDTRDIWAIREELAEEKKRHSTLLADIRSLNDVVGRYEQSEKTNLQSILNETLDRLKQQAGLTDVIGPGVILRVAPAPELIAMGYDIEEISPDLLTQLLNALFKYDAANVAIDGNRIVHTTAIRDINGKTTVNSVPLSSPPFEIYVGTTSFKEAQKMYSSIQASTFIDSFYLDNFNLVIEEPTEYLTIPAFNHPLTNDYLTEGKKGD, encoded by the coding sequence TTGAAAAAAAATATGTACACCCGAATAACGATCGTGCTATTTATTATCGGTTTGATGATAGCGGTACAATACAATACCATTCAAAAACCAGCTGAGCGAGATACACGAGATATTTGGGCCATACGCGAAGAATTAGCAGAAGAGAAAAAAAGGCATTCCACATTATTAGCAGATATTCGTTCACTTAATGATGTAGTGGGTCGCTATGAGCAATCTGAAAAAACAAATTTACAATCTATTTTAAATGAAACATTGGATCGGTTAAAACAGCAGGCAGGACTTACAGATGTAATAGGGCCAGGAGTTATACTCCGTGTTGCACCAGCGCCGGAATTAATAGCAATGGGCTATGACATCGAAGAAATTTCACCTGATTTACTTACTCAATTACTGAATGCTTTGTTTAAATACGATGCTGCAAATGTTGCCATTGATGGGAACCGCATTGTACATACAACAGCCATTCGAGACATAAATGGAAAAACAACGGTGAATAGTGTTCCACTATCCTCACCACCTTTCGAAATTTATGTTGGGACAACTTCATTTAAGGAAGCCCAGAAAATGTATAGCTCGATTCAAGCTTCAACATTTATTGACTCCTTTTATCTAGATAATTTCAATTTAGTAATAGAGGAGCCGACTGAATATTTAACAATCCCAGCATTCAATCATCCATTGACAAACGATTATTTAACAGAGGGCAAAAAAGGAGATTAA
- a CDS encoding small basic family protein, with protein MWLPFLGLVLGLALGLLTNIQIPSIYENYLSIAVLAALDTLFGGIRAQLQQVYDDKVFVSGFFFNIVLAAGLAFLGVNLGVDLYLAAIFAFGVRLFQNIAIIRRILLTKLDEKCHKKNKTSIE; from the coding sequence ATGTGGCTACCATTTTTAGGCTTAGTGTTAGGACTTGCCTTGGGCTTATTAACAAATATCCAGATACCCTCTATTTATGAAAATTATCTTTCAATAGCTGTTTTGGCAGCGTTAGATACGTTATTTGGCGGCATACGTGCTCAATTGCAGCAAGTCTATGATGACAAAGTTTTTGTGTCAGGTTTCTTTTTTAATATAGTTCTGGCAGCAGGACTTGCCTTCTTAGGTGTGAATTTAGGTGTAGACTTGTATTTAGCAGCCATTTTTGCTTTTGGAGTACGTTTGTTCCAAAATATAGCAATAATTAGGCGTATTTTACTAACTAAGCTAGATGAAAAATGTCACAAGAAGAACAAAACTTCCATAGAATAA
- the ftsA gene encoding cell division protein FtsA, which yields MNQQELYISLDIGSSSIKVLIGEMSDGQLHVIGVGNVKSNGVRKGAIVDIDATVQSIRKAVEQAERMTGYQIDEVVLGVPANQTMLQLVKGVVAVNSENREITDDDLDRVVESAQVMSIPPERELVNIIPKQFIVDNLDEIKDPRGMIGIRLEMDATMITTSKTLLHNVLRCVERAGLSIREIYLQPLAAGYFALTEDEKNQGTAFIELGGGSTTIAVFEEGLLTHTGVIPVGGDHITKDISIVLKTPTEQAEQIKHQFGHAFYDDASDEELFEVPIGGTDSRDQYSQRFISEIIGARLEELFELVIDELARLGVRDLPGGVVLTGGVAKLEGIAQLARQILQTRVRIYIPDYIGVREPSFTTAVGLIRYAYLEDDFYGKSTNTQPSEYAVVGAQSATPKKQDYVAPSESKGSVIGRAKKLFDKFFD from the coding sequence TTGAATCAGCAAGAATTATATATATCACTTGATATTGGGTCATCCTCTATCAAAGTATTAATAGGTGAAATGAGCGACGGACAATTACATGTAATTGGGGTCGGAAATGTAAAATCGAATGGAGTTCGAAAAGGTGCGATTGTTGATATAGATGCAACAGTTCAATCTATTCGAAAGGCAGTGGAACAAGCTGAACGAATGACCGGATATCAAATCGATGAAGTCGTTTTAGGAGTTCCAGCAAACCAGACGATGTTACAACTAGTTAAAGGTGTTGTCGCTGTAAATAGTGAAAATAGAGAAATTACAGATGATGATTTAGATAGAGTGGTAGAATCTGCACAAGTCATGTCAATACCTCCTGAACGTGAATTAGTTAACATCATTCCAAAACAATTTATTGTGGATAATTTAGATGAAATTAAAGATCCGCGCGGTATGATTGGTATTCGACTGGAAATGGATGCAACGATGATTACGACCTCTAAAACTCTATTACACAATGTACTTCGTTGTGTGGAGCGTGCAGGTTTAAGCATTAGAGAGATTTATCTGCAACCATTGGCAGCTGGTTATTTTGCTTTAACGGAAGATGAAAAAAATCAAGGTACTGCCTTCATCGAATTAGGAGGCGGCTCAACAACTATAGCAGTATTTGAAGAAGGTCTTTTAACTCATACAGGTGTGATACCAGTTGGTGGAGATCATATTACAAAAGACATTTCAATTGTCTTAAAAACTCCGACAGAGCAAGCAGAACAAATCAAGCACCAATTTGGACATGCCTTTTATGATGATGCATCAGACGAAGAACTCTTTGAAGTGCCAATTGGAGGTACAGATTCAAGAGATCAGTACAGCCAGCGCTTTATTTCAGAAATTATTGGTGCTCGATTGGAAGAATTATTCGAGCTAGTGATTGATGAATTAGCGCGACTAGGTGTTCGAGATTTACCAGGTGGTGTTGTTTTAACAGGTGGTGTTGCAAAGCTTGAAGGTATTGCTCAACTGGCGCGCCAGATACTGCAAACGCGTGTTAGAATATATATACCTGATTATATTGGCGTTAGAGAGCCTTCATTTACGACGGCAGTTGGACTAATTCGTTACGCCTATTTAGAAGATGATTTTTACGGAAAAAGTACGAATACGCAACCTAGTGAATATGCGGTTGTAGGAGCTCAATCAGCGACACCTAAGAAGCAAGATTATGTTGCACCATCAGAGTCTAAGGGAAGCGTAATCGGGAGAGCAAAAAAATTATTTGATAAATTTTTTGATTAA
- the ftsZ gene encoding cell division protein FtsZ: MLEFDTSVDQLAVIKVIGVGGGGNNAVNRMIEHGVQGVDFIAVNTDAQALNLSKAEIKLQIGTKLTRGLGAGANPEVGKKAAEESREQLEEVLRGADMVFVTAGMGGGTGTGAAPVIAQIARDLGALTVGVVTRPFTFEGRKRQTQAIGGIGGMKEAVDTLIVIPNDKLLQIVDKSTPMLEAFREADNVLRQGVQGISDLIATPGLINLDFADVKTIMSNKGSALMGIGIATGENRAAEAAKKAISSPLLESSIDGAKGVLMNITGGSNLSLFEVQEAADIVASASDEEVNMIFGSVINENLKDEIIVTVIATGFSEEALQQQRGSARPTLNTNRQAAPQQQAPIREQRQEVHIQQEQPRQNQQNYAQDDMLEVPAFLRNRKNRG, translated from the coding sequence ATGTTAGAATTTGATACAAGTGTTGATCAACTTGCAGTAATAAAGGTCATTGGTGTCGGTGGCGGTGGTAACAACGCTGTCAACCGCATGATAGAACATGGTGTACAAGGTGTTGACTTTATCGCAGTAAATACAGATGCTCAGGCTTTAAATTTATCGAAGGCTGAAATAAAGTTACAAATTGGTACAAAGCTTACTCGTGGCTTAGGCGCTGGAGCAAATCCCGAGGTAGGGAAGAAGGCGGCTGAAGAAAGTCGTGAACAATTAGAAGAAGTTCTACGCGGTGCGGATATGGTCTTTGTAACGGCTGGAATGGGCGGTGGCACAGGTACTGGTGCTGCGCCAGTTATTGCGCAAATCGCACGTGATTTAGGAGCGTTAACAGTTGGTGTAGTAACACGACCATTCACATTTGAAGGTCGCAAACGTCAAACACAAGCAATCGGTGGTATTGGCGGTATGAAAGAAGCGGTAGATACATTAATCGTCATTCCGAACGACAAGCTACTACAAATTGTCGATAAATCTACGCCGATGCTTGAAGCCTTCCGTGAAGCAGATAACGTTTTACGTCAAGGTGTACAAGGTATTTCAGATTTAATCGCAACACCAGGTCTTATTAACCTAGACTTTGCAGACGTTAAAACAATTATGTCTAATAAAGGTTCTGCATTAATGGGAATCGGTATTGCAACAGGTGAAAACCGTGCTGCAGAAGCAGCGAAAAAAGCTATTTCGAGTCCTTTACTTGAATCATCAATTGATGGTGCTAAAGGTGTTCTTATGAATATTACAGGCGGCTCAAACCTTAGCTTGTTTGAAGTACAAGAAGCAGCAGATATTGTAGCTTCAGCGTCTGATGAAGAAGTAAATATGATTTTTGGATCTGTTATTAACGAGAATTTAAAAGATGAAATTATCGTCACAGTCATTGCGACTGGTTTTTCTGAAGAAGCTTTACAACAACAACGCGGGTCTGCACGTCCAACGTTAAATACTAATCGACAAGCTGCTCCTCAACAACAAGCACCAATTCGTGAGCAACGTCAAGAAGTTCATATTCAACAAGAACAACCACGTCAAAACCAACAGAATTATGCACAGGATGATATGCTTGAGGTACCTGCATTCCTACGTAACCGTAAAAATCGTGGATAA
- a CDS encoding sigma-E processing peptidase SpoIIGA, protein MYGEWLVLINTLYNLAILTFTAKVTRVHVKNTRLLMSSICSSLIAVIGGQMLITIMLSFIILIGIAFQFKIRSFQKQGPIVLVATIVIGGLLTALQPYLKNLSVIHFILICLLVAFGYLAVFYKQWGFVKLERVSGQFVFDTTLKIFDAMIPLSAFVDTGNQCIEPLSGKPVHFVSYTALRPHLPVAIRKALSEWQETDPYDVSMFSADYQRLIRFIHVNTVQQQAVVLGFRFDELLIKGEPSQVKTNEYIVLTKIAKNFPHSTAAILHFSALSNNS, encoded by the coding sequence ATGTATGGAGAATGGCTGGTGCTCATTAATACACTTTATAATCTGGCGATACTCACGTTTACGGCAAAGGTAACAAGGGTTCATGTAAAGAATACGAGATTATTAATGAGTTCTATTTGTAGTAGTTTGATAGCTGTAATCGGTGGTCAAATGCTGATAACGATAATGCTAAGTTTTATCATATTAATTGGTATTGCATTTCAGTTCAAGATTCGAAGCTTTCAGAAGCAAGGACCAATTGTACTGGTAGCAACTATTGTTATTGGCGGGCTATTAACAGCGTTACAACCGTATTTAAAGAATCTTTCTGTCATTCATTTTATTTTAATTTGTTTATTGGTGGCATTTGGTTATCTTGCTGTTTTTTATAAACAATGGGGATTTGTGAAGTTGGAGCGTGTAAGTGGTCAGTTTGTTTTTGATACGACGTTAAAGATTTTTGATGCCATGATACCTCTTTCGGCTTTTGTTGATACGGGTAATCAATGCATCGAGCCTTTATCCGGAAAACCTGTCCATTTTGTCTCGTATACAGCTTTACGACCACATTTACCAGTAGCGATTCGAAAGGCATTATCTGAATGGCAAGAAACCGATCCGTACGATGTATCAATGTTTTCAGCAGATTATCAACGTCTTATTCGATTTATTCATGTAAATACGGTGCAGCAACAAGCAGTTGTATTAGGTTTTCGCTTTGATGAGTTGCTTATTAAGGGGGAGCCGTCACAAGTGAAGACTAATGAATATATCGTATTAACGAAAATAGCTAAAAATTTTCCACATAGCACAGCAGCAATTTTACATTTTTCAGCGCTTTCAAATAACTCATAG
- the sigE gene encoding RNA polymerase sporulation sigma factor SigE — protein MLLRLLASLKKLWGKFRSRETYYIGGNDSLPVPLSREEEVTVIASFMNGDLRARDTLIERNLRLVVYIARRFDNTGTPIEDLISIGSIGLIKAIETFNTDKNIKLATYASRCIENEILMHLRKTSRMKGEVSLDEPLNSDADGNELLLSDILGTEEHIILDNVEKKIERQHMFHAINLLGARERYIMECRFGLNGKIEMTQKEVADHLGISQSYISRLEKKIIQDLRENLNQPIS, from the coding sequence TTGCTTCTTAGGCTACTTGCTAGCTTGAAAAAATTATGGGGTAAGTTTCGAAGTCGTGAAACGTACTATATAGGGGGAAATGATTCATTGCCAGTGCCACTAAGTCGAGAAGAAGAAGTCACAGTCATTGCATCCTTTATGAACGGAGATTTACGAGCAAGAGACACACTTATTGAACGTAATTTACGTCTTGTTGTTTATATTGCTAGACGTTTTGATAATACGGGTACGCCGATTGAGGATTTAATTAGTATTGGATCAATTGGCTTGATTAAGGCGATTGAAACGTTCAATACAGATAAGAATATTAAGCTTGCAACGTACGCATCACGTTGTATTGAAAATGAAATCTTGATGCATTTACGTAAGACAAGTCGCATGAAGGGTGAAGTTTCACTTGATGAACCACTAAACTCAGATGCAGATGGTAATGAATTATTATTGTCTGATATTTTAGGGACAGAGGAGCATATTATTTTAGATAATGTAGAAAAGAAAATTGAGCGTCAACATATGTTCCATGCCATTAACTTACTAGGCGCGCGTGAAAGATATATTATGGAGTGTCGTTTCGGCCTAAATGGAAAAATTGAAATGACACAAAAAGAGGTAGCTGATCACTTAGGTATTTCGCAATCATATATTTCTCGTCTAGAAAAGAAAATTATTCAAGATTTACGAGAAAATTTGAATCAACCTATATCATAG